A single Anopheles maculipalpis chromosome 3RL, idAnoMacuDA_375_x, whole genome shotgun sequence DNA region contains:
- the LOC126563753 gene encoding myosin-VIIa-like isoform X2: MMDTREELGEWVWIQPKHKHEFELPYAGRVLRTHEGRTLVANDDGEEFWVKDAEIIKPMHVTSQRTVHDMITLGDLQEYAILRNLIVRYRQKQIYTYTGSMLVAINPYEILPIYTYNEINLYRDKKLGELPPHIFAIGDSAYQEMKREKRNQCIVISGESGAGKTESTKLILQYLAATSGKHSWIEQQIIESNPILEAFGNAKTMRNDNSSRFGKYIDVHFTTDGVIGGARIEQYLLEKSRIVRQNKGERNYHIFYSMLAGMTKDERKRLDLEDAPKAYAYLTSGQTLLCEGRNDAKEFADVRSAMKVLAFDDQEIQSILSLLAAILHLGNVKYKATVVQNIDAVEINDTLNVGRVAVLLGVSKAQLLSALTRKTILAHGERVVSQLSKDQAIEARDAFVKAIYGKLFIQIVDKINKAIYKPSNKGRLSIGVLDIFGFEQFEVNSFEQLCINYANENLQQFFVKHIFKMEQAEYAREGINWTTIDFIDNQEILDMIGMKSLNLMSLIDEETRFPKGTDLTMLSKLHTTHGSKTVYVKPKYDKDPAFGVQHFAGVVFYRVDGFLEKNRDSFSADLKELVTKSTNEYLVTLFGTDDSLDTTKRSITLSLQFRNSLDSLMRTLSSCHPYFIRCIKPNDVKRPKIIDKTLCVRQLRYSGMMETAKIRQAGYAIRHTYREFVERYRHLVPGIGAPHKVMAVLPQPTINVEEDNKIVDDVFGFLEGTTSPEPVPKRKPSLADAEQPEGTNEQHAAQERTVTYREDLSDYNFSKFAATYFANNASYQFSKRKLKSSLLDLYSTADVISAQALWITILRFMGDMADAKYEEENDESKHKPVMQRVSTTLGRNFAKSKDFQAFQETLSEHDRKMIHRTLKKKSKIPSELKSIMENNEEITDYQEFLNSRSNNLDKLHFIIGHGILNKNLRDEIFCQICKQLTNNPTATSHAKGWILLSLCVGCFTPSERFEKYLRSFIREGPELYAPYCEHRLDRTLKNGTRRQPPSLMELQATKTKKPMNVSVILMDGTNRTVDTDSATTAGELCEKISDMIMLKDRFGFSIFVTMQDKVLSLQSGREFLMDAVSNCEQYAKEQGLSERAADWKIFFRKELFAPWHDPAVDPIATGLIYAQIVRGLNLGELVSNSDRDLAMLAALQYYAEYGSEMNAKTLQERLKDFVPRSVLRPETAPRWMQMIETAFKKSRCVKEFLQRAVAKEDIVLFAKITWGMMFSRFFEAVQSGGPSLAAANIIIAINWSGLFFVDEQEQVLVELSYPELVHVSCEEDPETDVGTLYLGTIQGEEFSFKTFDARVVSELVNYIIDELKKRSIYAVVVQSYKSETTDETVLSLLKGDLIALGQGFTGESIMAEEATWGYGECNGKSGYFPTESIYILPTIMPPSGVVLNFYKKENAIKSKKHAGPIYNTVQRKKMHTLQRFAADHFRAPIANVSSSTSINSVRKSTVEELWKHTRDPMKAPLLERLKNDRAKCDTAVMIFTFILKYMGDLPKSREQIDVAKIFTPAMMDDLLRDEVYCQIMRQLTDNKIQISEERGWDLLWLATGVMLPSQSLQKELFTFLRTRKHPIAVDCLQRLQKTIKLGTRKYPPYIVEVEAIRYRTVEIYHKVYFPDDTDEAFQIESSTKTKDLIQTITRRLELKSSEGFSLFIKVMDKVLSVPEDYFLFDFIYELMEWLRETHPSRTNDNRIQCEYQLFFMRKLWINVVPGRDRNADEIFHFHQEVPKLLQGYYQLTKEQVVDLAAYIFWAQYEVTDLPILGKNFHDFLPLLMAKDAERLQKIDHWKRDIIAKVEAVKGISVGEAKLAFLKLMQQFSMFGSTFFVVKQATDQNLPPTLLIAINRTGFHLIEPHTKDILHSYSYTELNFWSSGNTFFHIKFGSMMGSTKLLLETKQGYKMDELLASYIRHFKAQAQRN, translated from the exons ATGATGGACACCAGGGAAGAGTTG GGTGAATGGGTCTGGATCCAGCCAAAGCATAAACATGAGTTCGAACTACCATACGCTGGGCGTGTTCTTCGTACCCACGAGGGCCGTACGCTGGTTGCCAACGACGATGGTGAAGAGTTCTGGGTTAAGGACGCAGAG ATAATCAAACCGATGCACGTGACGTCACAGAGAACGGTGCACGATATGATAACGCTGGGCGACCTCCAGGAGTACGCCATACTGCGTAATCTCATCGTTCGATACCGGCAGAAACAGATTTAT ACGTACACGGGCAGCATGCTGGTAGCGATAAACCCGTACGAGATACTGCCGATCTACACGTACAACGAGATCAATCTGTATCGTGACAAGAAGCTGGGTGAGCTGCCACCGCACATCTTCGCCATCGGGGACAGTGCGTACCAGGAGATGAAGCGCGAGAAGCGTAACCAGTGTATTGTGATCAGTGGCGAATCTGGAGCTGGTAAGACGGAAAGCACCAAGCTGATACTGCAGTATCTAGCCGCCACAAGCGGTAAGCATTCGTGGATCGAGCAGCAGATTATCGAATCGAACCCAATTCTGGAGGCGTTCGGAAATGCGAAAACGATGCGAAACGATAACTCGTCCCGGTTCGGGAAGTACATTGATGTGCACTTCACGACCGACGGTGTGATCGGTGGAGCTAGGATCGAGCAGTATCTGCTGGAGAAGTCACGCATTGTGAGACAGAACAAGGGTGAACGGAACTATCACATCTTTTACTCCATGCTGGCCGGCATGACGAAGGACGAACGCAAACGGCTCGATTTGGAGGACGCACCGAAAGCGTACGCATATCTGACGAGTGGCCAAACACTGCTCTGTGAGGGACGAAACGATGCGAAAGAGTTTGCGGATGTAAGGTCCGCCATGAAGGTGCTCGCGTTCGACGATCAAGAGATCCAATCGATTCTGAGTCTACTGGCGGCCATCTTGCATCTGGGAAATGTGAAGTATAAGGCGACTGTGGTGCAAAACATTGATGCGGTGGAAATTAACGATACGTTGAACGTGGGTCGAGTGGCCGTTTTGCTCGGAGTTTCCAAGGCACAACTGTTGAGTGCGCTGACGCGCAAAACGATTCTGGCACATGGGGAGCGTGTTGTGTCGCAGCTGTCCAAAGATCAGGCAATAGAGGCACGGGACGCGTTCGTGAAGGCGATCTACGGTAAACTGTTCATCCAGATCGTGGACAAGATCAATAAGGCGATCTACAAACCATCGAACAAGGGACGGCTATCGATCGGTGTGCTGGACATCTTTGGGTTCGAGCAGTTTGAGGTGAACAGCTTCGAGCAGCTGTGCATCAACTACGCGAACGAAAATTTGCAGCAGTTTTTCGTGAAGCACATCTTCAAG ATGGAGCAAGCAGAATATGCGCGCGAGGGTATCAACTGGACGACGATCGATTTTATCGACAACCAAGAAATCCTAGACATGATCGGCATGAAGTCCCTCAACCTGATGTCACTGATCGATGAAGAAACGCGCTTTCCCAAGGGTACCGATCTGACCATGCTGTCTAAGCTTCACACAACGCACGGCTCTAAAACGGTTTACGTCAAGCCCAAGTACGATAAGGATCCAGCCTTCGGTGTGCAACACTTTGCCGGTGTAGTGTTTTATCGGGTGGATGGCTTTTTGGAAAAGAATCGGGACTCGTTCAGTGCCGATCTGAAGGAACTGGTAACGAAAAGTACTAACGAGTATCTGGTGACACTGTTCGGGACGGATGATTCGCTCGATACGACCAAACGCTCGATAACGCTGTCGCTGCAGTTTAGGAACTCGCTCGATTCGCTAATGCGAACACTTTCCTCGTGCCATCCGTACTTTATCCGTTGCATCAAACCGAACGATGTGAAGAGACCGAAG atCATCGATAAGACGCTGTGCGTTCGGCAGCTACGATACTCGGGCATGATGGAGACGGCCAAGATAAGGCAGGCTGGATATGCTATCAGACACACTTACCGAGAATTTGTCGAACGCTATCGGCACCTGGTACCGGGCATAGGAGCACCGCACAAG GTGATGGCGGTACTGCCACAGCCAACCATCAACGTGGAGGAGGACAACAAGATCGTGGACGACGTGTTCGGGTTTCTGGAAGGTACTACGAGCCCCGAGCCGGTACCGAAACGGAAACCATCGCTAGCC GATGCTGAGCAGCCGGAAGGGACGAACGAGCAGCATGCAGCCCAGGAGCGAACGGTTACTTATCGCGAGGATTTATCCGACTACAACTTTTCCAAATTTGCGGCCACCTACTTTGCGAACAATGCGTCTTATCAGTTCAGCAAGCGAAAGCTTAAATCCTCCCTGCTCGATCTCTACAGCACGGCCGATGTTATATCCGCCCAG GCACTCTGGATTACAATACTACGATTCATGGGCGATATGGCGGATGCCAAGTACGAGGAAGAGAATGACGAATCAAAGCACAAACCGGTGATGCAGCGGGTATCTACGACGTTGGggagaaattttgcaaaatcgAAGGATTTTCAGGCATTCCAGGAGACACTGTCCGAGCACGATCGGAAGATGATACATCGTACGCTGAAAAAGAAGTCTAAAATTCCCAGTGAATTGAAATCGATTATGGAGAATAATGAGGAGATTACGGACTATCAGGAATTTCTCAACAGTCGTAGCAATAATCTGGACAAGCTGCACTTTATTATTGGGCATGGTATTTTGAACAAAAACTTGCGTGATGAGATCTTCTGCCAGATTTGCAAACAGCTGACCAATAATCCAACTGCAACCTCGCATGCGAAAGGTTGGATCCTGCTTTCACTGTGTGTCGGGTGTTTTACACCATCGGAACGGTTCGAGAAGTATCTGCGTTCGTTCATCAGGGAAGGTCCGGAGTTGTATGCGCCGTACTGTGAACACCGGCTTGATCGTACGCTTAAGAATGGAACAAGAAGGCAGCCACCTTCGCTGATGGAgttgcaggcgacgaaaacgaaaaaacccaTGAATGTAAGTGTGATCCTGATGGATGGAACTAACCGCACCGTTGACACCGATTCAGCAACTACGGCCGGGGAGCTGTGTGAGAAGATAAGTGATATGATTATGCTGAAAGATCGCTTCGGTTTCTCGATCTTCGTCACGATGCAGGACAAGGTACTATCGCTCCAAAGTGGCCGCGAGTTCCTGATGGACGCTGTATCGAACTGTGAGCAGTACGCGAAAGAGCAAGGCCTTAGCGAGCGAGCGGCTGATTGGAAGATATTCTTCCGCAAGGAACTGTTTGCACCATGGCACGATCCTGCAGTAGATCCGATTGCAACGGGGCTCATTTATGCACAGATTGTACGTGGACTGAATTTGGGTGAGTTGGTTAGCAACTCGGATAGGGATCTGGCGATGTTGGCCGCACTGCAGTACTACGCCGAGTATGGTAGTGAAATGAATGCGAAGACACTGCAGGAAAGGCTGAAGGACTTTGTACCGAGAAGTGTACTGAGGCCGGAAACGGCACCACGCTGGATGCAGATGATCGAAACGGCGTTCAAGAAGAGTCGCTGCGTGAAAGAGTTCCTGCAGAGAGCTGTAGCGAAGGAGGACATTGTACTGTTTGCGAAGATTACCTGGGGTATGATGTTTTCCAGATTTTTTGAAGCTGTTCAGTCCGGTGGTCCGTCGCTTGCAGCGGCAAACATCATCATTGCGATCAATTGGTCCGGGTTGTTCTTTGTGGATGAGCAAGAACAGGTGCTGGTGGAACTGTCCTATCCGGAACTGGTGCACGTAAGCTGTGAGGAAGATCCGGAAACGGATGTAGGCACCTTGTATCTGGGTACGATTCAGGGAGAAGAATTTAGCTTCAAAACGTTCGATGCACGCGTTGTGTCAGAGCTGGTTAACTATATTATTGATGAGCTGAAGAAGAGAAGCATCTACGCGGTTGTGGTGCAGTCGTACAAATCGGAAACTACGGACGAAACAGTGCTAAGCCTTCTGAAAGGTGATCTTATAGCACTCGGACAAGGATTCACTGGCGAATCGATTATGGCTGAAGAGGCCACATGGGGATATGGCGAGTGCAATGGAAAGTCGGGCTATTTCCCAACGGAATCTATCTATATCCTACCGACGATCATGCCTCCGTCAGGTGTAGTGCTGAACTTTTACAAG AAGGAAAATGCCATAAAAAGCAAGAAGCATGCCGGTCCTATCTACAACACCGTGCAAAGGAAGAAGATGCACACTCTGCAGAGGTTCGCCGCAGATCACTTCAGAGCACCGATCGC CAATGTATCGTCTTCAACAAGCATCAATAGTGTGCGCAAATCTACGGTAGAAGAACTTTGGAAGCATACCAGAGATCCAATGAAGGCACCTCTCTTGGAGCGTCTTAAAAATGATCGTGCAAAGTGCGATACTGCTGTGAtgattttcacttttattcTGAAG TACATGGGCGATCTTCCGAAAAGCCGTGAGCAGATCGATGTCGCTAAAATCTTCACCCCAGCAATGATGGATGATCTTCTGCGGGATGAAGTCTACTGCCAGATTATGCGCCAGCTGACAGATAACAAGATTCAAATCAGTGAGGAACGTGGTTGGGATTTGCTGTGGCTCGCCACCGGCGTGATGCTTCCCAGTCAATCACTGCAGAAGGAACTGTTTACGTTTTTGCGCACCCGTAAACATCCGATCGCAGTGGATTGCTTGCAGCGGCTGCAGAAGACAATTAAGTTGGGCACCCGGAAGTACCCACCGTACATAGTGGAGGTGGAAGCGATACGCTACCGAACGGTGGAGATTTATCACAAGGTGTACTTCCCGGATGATACGGATGAAGCGTTCCAGATCGAGTCGTCCACCAAAACGAAGGATCTGATTCAGACGATCACGCGTCGATTGGAGCTAAAGTCTAGCGAGGGCTTCAGTCTCTTCATCAAGGTGATGGACAAGGTACTGTCGGTGCCTGAGGATTACTTCCTATTCGATTTCATCTACGAACTGATGGAATGGTTACGTGAAACACATCCTTCCCGGACGAACGACAATCGTATCCAGTGCGAGTACCAGCTGTTCTTCATGCGAAAACTGTGGATCAACGTAGTACCAGGGCGGGATCGGAATGCGGACGAGATATTCCACTTCCACCAGGAAGTGCCCAAGCTACTGCAAGGCTACTATCAACTCACCAAGGAGCAAGTCGTTGATTTGGCTGCTTACATCTTCTGGGCACAGTATGAAGTCACGGACCTGCCGATATTGGGTAAAAACTTCCACGACTTCTTACCATTGCTCATGGCGAAGGATGCCGAACGCTTGCAGAAGATCGATCACTGGAAGCGTGATATCATAGCGAAGGTGGAAGCTGTCAAAGGAATAAGCGTCGGTGAGGCGAAGCTAGCCTTCCTAAAGCTGATGCAGCAGTTCTCGATGTTTGGGTCAACGTTCTTCGTGGTAAAGCAAGCGACCGATCAGAACCTACCACCGACACTGCTGATAGCGATCAATCGAACCGGATTCCACCTGATCGAACCCCACACGAAGGACATATTGCATAGCTACAGCTACACGGAGCTAAACTTCTGGAGCTCGGGTAATACCTTCTTCCACATCAAGTTTGGCAGTATGATGGGATCGAcgaagctgctgctggaaaCGAAGCAGGGATACAAAATGGATGAGCTGTTAGCGTCTTACATACGCCATTTTAAGGCGCAAGCGCAAAGGAATTAA